Proteins encoded within one genomic window of Methanothrix harundinacea 6Ac:
- a CDS encoding PsbP-related protein yields the protein MQKSLLLLGLLFFTAALASGQTCYEPSQESEGLDDPVDGSEGISLSDLGELLLFESRAYGFAVAYPSAWTAEEADPNDLGIVAGFLPPGENLIDPDNYVTVQIEDLPGGTNLPEYTEAVLANLRSSYDDFEVLAEGEMKISEEPATVIGYGATVEGTAYQVLLAYTIKEDRAYVITYRALAERYSEFEDDAKRMINSFSLS from the coding sequence TTGCAGAAGAGTCTCCTTCTCCTCGGCCTGCTATTCTTCACCGCCGCCCTGGCCAGCGGCCAAACGTGCTACGAGCCCTCGCAGGAGTCCGAAGGCCTCGACGATCCCGTCGACGGCTCGGAGGGGATCAGCCTCTCCGACCTCGGCGAGCTCCTCCTATTCGAGAGCAGAGCTTACGGCTTCGCCGTCGCCTACCCCTCCGCCTGGACCGCCGAAGAGGCGGACCCCAACGACCTCGGGATCGTGGCGGGCTTCCTCCCCCCGGGGGAGAACCTGATCGACCCCGACAACTACGTCACCGTCCAGATCGAGGATCTCCCCGGGGGGACTAACCTTCCCGAGTACACCGAGGCGGTCCTGGCCAACCTGAGAAGCTCTTACGACGACTTCGAGGTTCTGGCCGAGGGGGAGATGAAGATCTCCGAGGAGCCGGCCACCGTCATCGGCTACGGGGCGACCGTTGAAGGGACGGCGTACCAGGTCCTCCTAGCCTACACCATAAAGGAGGATAGGGCATACGTCATAACTTACCGCGCTCTGGCGGAGAGGTACTCCGAGTTCGAGGACGACGCAAAACGGATGATCAACTCCTTCAGCCTGAGTTGA
- a CDS encoding S1C family serine protease gives MSELEVQIPQFYVGYSGSGFVVNSDGYIVTNAHVVQETEEELKAEFARQALEWAAREFPPTYIANGKDPYPVTEEDLQWLYNLFLAEYDLDYKREIMVYFGAPSILDRSPVGYPAEIRKISPQEVWYSYGDYKYRSGKDLAIIKIETSNDLPTATLGNSKDVEVGDKVVVIGYPGVTTSWQNAFLSPETEYVPSVTSGIISAEKRLPDKSEVFQTDAAIYHGNSGGPAFNAEGEVIGIATFGSGRTLVSGEWLDVQGYNFLIPINVAKSFISELNIDTTPSEVTQHFERGFELYWNGSRPEARGEFDAILALDPNNQYAAEYSSMAQRG, from the coding sequence GTGTCCGAATTGGAGGTACAGATCCCCCAGTTTTATGTCGGCTATTCCGGGTCAGGGTTTGTGGTGAACTCTGACGGCTACATCGTCACCAACGCCCACGTCGTCCAGGAGACGGAAGAGGAGCTGAAGGCGGAGTTCGCACGCCAGGCCCTGGAGTGGGCGGCGAGAGAGTTCCCGCCGACCTATATCGCCAACGGTAAGGACCCATATCCTGTTACCGAGGAAGATCTTCAGTGGCTATATAATTTGTTCCTCGCGGAATACGATCTCGACTACAAACGGGAGATCATGGTATACTTCGGAGCCCCCAGCATCCTGGATCGGTCGCCAGTGGGCTACCCCGCCGAGATCAGGAAGATCAGCCCCCAGGAGGTGTGGTATTCCTACGGCGACTACAAGTACAGGTCTGGAAAGGACCTGGCGATCATAAAGATCGAGACCTCCAATGATCTGCCGACGGCAACCCTGGGGAACTCAAAGGACGTCGAGGTGGGCGACAAGGTCGTGGTGATCGGGTATCCGGGGGTTACCACCTCTTGGCAGAACGCGTTCCTCTCCCCGGAGACCGAATACGTCCCCTCGGTCACCTCGGGGATCATAAGCGCTGAAAAGAGGCTGCCTGACAAGTCAGAGGTCTTCCAGACCGACGCCGCCATCTACCACGGAAACAGCGGAGGCCCTGCTTTCAACGCTGAAGGCGAGGTGATCGGGATCGCCACCTTCGGCTCGGGCAGGACCCTCGTCTCTGGGGAATGGCTCGACGTTCAGGGATACAACTTCCTGATCCCGATAAACGTAGCCAAGAGCTTCATATCGGAGCTGAACATCGACACCACCCCGAGCGAGGTGACCCAGCACTTCGAGAGGGGCTTTGAGCTCTACTGGAACGGGAGCCGCCCGGAGGCGAGGGGGGAGTTTGACGCCATCCTCGCCCTCGACCCGAATAACCAGTACGCTGCGGAGTACTCGAGCATGGCCCAGAGGGGATGA
- a CDS encoding CooT family nickel-binding protein: MCELSVYMKGEKESLMEGVVVLVTRGDKVLMEDILGRTKEAKGRIFEVNITSQKAFLEPV, translated from the coding sequence ATGTGCGAGCTGTCCGTTTACATGAAGGGCGAGAAGGAGAGCCTGATGGAGGGGGTCGTCGTCCTCGTCACCAGAGGTGACAAGGTCCTGATGGAGGACATCCTGGGCAGGACGAAAGAGGCAAAAGGCCGGATCTTCGAGGTCAACATCACCAGCCAGAAGGCGTTTTTGGAGCCGGTTTAG
- a CDS encoding prefoldin subunit beta has translation MSTELPPQVQNQIAQLQQLQQQAQALLGQKSQIEMMIRETESAVKELEASPEGAVIYKSVGEVLFKADRTKLIEEYQEKKEVLDLRLKTLGKQEERIQKRFTQLQDQLKASLGQKLPEAA, from the coding sequence ATGAGCACCGAATTGCCACCCCAGGTACAGAACCAGATAGCACAGCTTCAGCAGCTTCAGCAGCAGGCTCAGGCGCTGCTGGGCCAGAAGAGCCAGATAGAGATGATGATAAGGGAGACGGAGTCCGCGGTCAAGGAGCTGGAGGCGAGCCCCGAGGGCGCTGTTATTTATAAGAGCGTCGGCGAGGTGCTCTTCAAGGCCGATCGGACGAAGCTTATCGAGGAGTACCAGGAGAAGAAGGAGGTCCTCGACCTCCGGCTCAAGACCCTCGGAAAGCAGGAGGAGCGGATCCAGAAGCGCTTCACTCAGCTCCAGGATCAGCTGAAGGCGTCCCTGGGGCAGAAGCTCCCCGAGGCGGCCTGA
- a CDS encoding KEOPS complex subunit Pcc1: MRGSAEIAFEVEDPEAVAAALAPEAEDQIQRSHVRIEAVEGAVLLKVESEDLVSLRAALNTWIRLVDIAIKMVKV, encoded by the coding sequence ATGAGGGGCAGCGCGGAGATCGCCTTCGAGGTCGAGGATCCCGAGGCTGTCGCCGCCGCCCTCGCCCCCGAGGCGGAGGATCAGATCCAGAGGAGCCACGTCCGGATCGAGGCGGTGGAGGGGGCGGTCCTCCTGAAGGTGGAGAGCGAGGACCTGGTATCCCTCAGGGCTGCCCTGAACACGTGGATCAGGCTGGTCGATATAGCAATCAAGATGGTGAAGGTATGA
- a CDS encoding DNA-directed RNA polymerase subunit P, producing the protein MAYRCTRCKKTVEVDYEYSGIRCPYCGHRILMKERPTTVKRMKAV; encoded by the coding sequence TTGGCCTACAGGTGCACCAGATGCAAGAAGACCGTGGAGGTAGACTACGAGTACAGCGGCATCAGGTGTCCCTACTGCGGCCATCGGATCCTCATGAAGGAGAGGCCGACGACCGTCAAGAGGATGAAAGCGGTCTGA
- a CDS encoding 50S ribosomal protein L37ae, with the protein MVKKFKKGRKTRSAGRFGPRYGRKIRKLVADIEERSTRKYDCPVCGRIRVRREGTGIWRCTKCGHTFAGGTYIPVTSVGQSVARSVKRAVEAE; encoded by the coding sequence ATGGTCAAGAAGTTCAAGAAGGGAAGGAAGACCAGGTCCGCCGGAAGGTTTGGGCCTCGGTACGGAAGGAAGATCCGAAAGCTGGTCGCGGACATCGAGGAGCGGAGCACGAGGAAGTACGACTGTCCCGTCTGCGGCCGGATCCGGGTGAGGAGAGAGGGGACCGGGATCTGGAGGTGTACCAAATGCGGCCACACCTTCGCCGGCGGAACCTACATACCCGTGACCTCCGTCGGCCAGTCTGTGGCCCGGTCCGTCAAGAGGGCTGTGGAGGCTGAATAA
- the rrp42 gene encoding exosome complex protein Rrp42, with protein sequence MSDVVMAEIRKDYLYHLVLKGERADGRAFDEYREITLQTGTIRKADGSADVRLGKTRVLVGVKIQPGEPFADTPNKGVIITNAELVPLASPNFEPGPPNEVGIELARVVDRGVRESGAIDLPSLCIAPGEKVWIVFIDVHVLDDCGNLMDASSLGAIAALMTATVPAAQYGLGEDYPLPVRDVPVATTAVEFGDAIIFDPDTDEESVADTKLTVITTADGSVCGMQKSGPGFLSQDKIYRIVDIACERAKEIREKFLEV encoded by the coding sequence ATGAGCGACGTTGTAATGGCGGAGATTCGGAAGGACTACCTCTACCACCTGGTCTTAAAGGGGGAGAGGGCCGACGGGAGGGCCTTCGACGAGTACCGGGAGATCACCCTCCAGACGGGGACGATCAGGAAGGCCGACGGCAGCGCTGACGTCAGGCTCGGAAAGACCCGGGTTCTGGTGGGGGTCAAGATCCAGCCGGGGGAGCCCTTCGCGGACACCCCCAACAAGGGGGTTATCATCACCAACGCGGAGCTGGTGCCTCTAGCCTCCCCGAACTTCGAGCCCGGCCCCCCCAACGAGGTGGGGATCGAGCTCGCCCGGGTCGTCGATCGGGGCGTCCGGGAGTCGGGGGCGATAGACCTCCCCTCCCTCTGCATCGCCCCGGGGGAGAAGGTCTGGATAGTCTTCATCGACGTCCACGTCCTCGACGACTGCGGAAACCTGATGGACGCCTCGAGCCTCGGCGCGATCGCCGCCCTGATGACGGCGACGGTACCCGCGGCCCAGTACGGCCTCGGGGAGGACTACCCGCTGCCGGTGAGGGACGTCCCCGTGGCCACCACGGCCGTCGAGTTCGGCGACGCCATTATCTTTGATCCCGACACCGACGAGGAGTCGGTGGCGGACACGAAGCTGACGGTGATCACCACCGCCGATGGATCGGTCTGCGGGATGCAGAAGAGCGGCCCCGGATTCCTCAGCCAGGATAAGATCTACCGCATCGTTGATATAGCATGTGAGCGGGCTAAGGAGATCCGGGAGAAGTTTCTGGAAGTATAA
- the rrp41 gene encoding exosome complex exonuclease Rrp41: MDEKLSFFKDGLRLDGRRPDELRPIKIEVGVLERADGSCYIEMGDNKVIAAVYGPREVHPRHLQEVTRAIVRYRYNMASFSVEERKRPGPDRRSYEVSKVSREALASVILTSYFPRSVVDIFVEVLQADAGTRTAGINAASVALADAGIPMKGLISSCAAGKVDGEIVLDPMKAEDNFGEADVPIAMTPGGEITLLQMDGRLSRDEFRRALELAKVGCQQIYEVQRRVLVDRYSSIAAPESCEAAEAEEEA; encoded by the coding sequence ATGGATGAGAAGTTATCATTCTTCAAAGATGGATTGAGGCTCGACGGGAGGCGGCCCGACGAGCTCCGCCCCATCAAGATAGAGGTGGGCGTCCTGGAGAGGGCCGACGGCTCTTGCTACATCGAGATGGGGGACAACAAAGTGATAGCGGCCGTCTACGGCCCCCGGGAGGTCCACCCCCGCCATCTCCAGGAGGTCACCCGGGCGATAGTCCGGTACAGGTACAACATGGCCTCCTTCTCCGTCGAGGAGAGGAAGAGGCCCGGCCCCGACCGGCGGAGCTACGAGGTATCGAAGGTCAGCCGGGAGGCCCTGGCGTCGGTGATCCTCACCTCCTACTTCCCCCGGTCCGTGGTGGACATCTTCGTCGAGGTCCTCCAGGCGGACGCCGGGACCAGGACCGCCGGGATCAACGCGGCCTCCGTCGCCCTGGCGGACGCCGGGATCCCGATGAAGGGGCTGATATCCTCCTGCGCCGCCGGGAAGGTCGACGGCGAGATCGTCCTCGATCCGATGAAGGCCGAGGACAACTTCGGGGAGGCGGACGTCCCCATAGCCATGACCCCCGGGGGGGAGATCACCCTCCTCCAGATGGACGGGCGGCTCTCGAGGGACGAGTTCCGGCGGGCCCTGGAGCTGGCGAAGGTGGGGTGCCAGCAGATATACGAGGTCCAGAGGCGGGTCCTCGTCGATAGGTACAGCTCCATCGCCGCTCCGGAGAGCTGCGAGGCGGCCGAGGCGGAGGAAGAGGCATGA
- the rrp4 gene encoding exosome complex RNA-binding protein Rrp4 — MDHNNDRNVVVPGDLLSDDPKASGEGTYVKDGKVRSLLYGMASSYKDKVRVIPLAGKYVPAPGDTVIGTVQDIVFSNWIVNINSPYEGLLHISELPRKIEMNEMSKYLRIGSSVMTRVKDVDSTMKVELTMNDRRLGILTRGRVAEISPTRVPRLIGKGGSMINMLKKELNCNLFVGQNGRIWVDGNDDDMDLALKTILIIEKEAHTTGLTDRIMEFLRSEKEARS; from the coding sequence ATGGATCACAATAACGACCGCAACGTGGTGGTGCCCGGAGACCTTCTATCGGACGATCCCAAAGCGTCGGGGGAGGGCACCTACGTAAAGGACGGGAAGGTCCGCTCCCTCCTCTACGGGATGGCCAGCAGCTACAAGGATAAGGTGCGGGTGATACCCCTCGCCGGAAAGTACGTCCCCGCCCCGGGAGATACGGTGATAGGCACCGTCCAGGACATAGTCTTCTCCAACTGGATCGTCAACATAAACTCCCCTTACGAGGGGCTCCTCCACATATCCGAGCTGCCGAGGAAGATCGAGATGAACGAGATGTCCAAGTACCTCCGGATCGGAAGCTCCGTGATGACCAGGGTCAAGGACGTCGACTCCACCATGAAGGTCGAGCTGACGATGAACGACAGGAGGCTCGGCATCCTGACGAGGGGGAGGGTGGCGGAGATAAGCCCGACGAGGGTCCCGAGGCTGATCGGCAAGGGAGGCTCCATGATAAATATGCTCAAGAAGGAGCTGAACTGCAACCTCTTCGTCGGCCAGAACGGCAGGATCTGGGTCGACGGCAACGACGACGACATGGACCTTGCCCTGAAGACGATCCTCATCATCGAGAAGGAGGCTCATACTACGGGGCTCACCGACAGGATAATGGAGTTTCTGAGATCTGAGAAAGAGGCGAGAAGTTGA
- a CDS encoding ribosome assembly factor SBDS: MVTLEEAVTARLKTHGTVFEVLVDPEGALAYRQGDDLDLEKILAAEDVFENAGRGDRSSEEDLLRAFETTDVLTIAAKILKKGEIQLTADQRKKIIENKRRQVVHVIATNAINPQTGTPHPPARIERAMEEAHFNVDPTKSVEEMVNLAMKAIRPIIPIRFEEVDVAVKIPPAYAPKAYGEIASFGKLQREQWQNDGSWIGVVRLPAGLQNEFYGLVNRLSKGDAETKLLKR; encoded by the coding sequence ATGGTCACCCTGGAGGAGGCGGTGACGGCCAGGCTCAAGACCCACGGGACGGTCTTCGAGGTCCTGGTGGACCCCGAGGGGGCTCTTGCCTATCGTCAGGGGGACGATCTGGACCTGGAGAAGATCCTCGCCGCCGAGGACGTCTTCGAGAACGCGGGCCGCGGCGACAGGAGCTCCGAGGAGGATCTCCTCCGGGCCTTCGAGACGACGGACGTTCTGACGATAGCCGCGAAGATCCTCAAGAAGGGTGAGATCCAGCTGACGGCTGATCAGAGGAAGAAGATCATCGAGAACAAGCGGCGGCAGGTCGTCCACGTCATAGCCACCAACGCCATCAACCCCCAGACGGGGACCCCTCATCCGCCCGCCCGGATCGAAAGGGCGATGGAAGAGGCCCACTTCAACGTCGATCCCACCAAGTCGGTGGAGGAGATGGTCAACCTCGCCATGAAGGCGATAAGGCCGATAATACCGATAAGGTTCGAGGAGGTGGACGTGGCGGTCAAGATCCCGCCGGCGTACGCCCCCAAGGCCTACGGCGAGATCGCCTCCTTCGGAAAGCTCCAGAGGGAGCAGTGGCAGAACGACGGTTCGTGGATCGGGGTGGTTCGGCTCCCCGCCGGCCTTCAGAACGAGTTTTACGGCCTCGTCAACCGCCTCTCCAAAGGGGATGCGGAGACGAAGCTCTTGAAACGATGA
- the psmA gene encoding archaeal proteasome endopeptidase complex subunit alpha has product MQMAPQMGYDRAITVFSPDGRLFQVEYAREAVRRGTTAVGIKAVDGVAVLVDKRITSRLMEPESIEKIFQIDQHIGAATSGLVADARVLIDRARVESQINRLVYDESIGVEVLAKKICDFKQTYTQYGGVRPFGTSLLIVGADDARVRLFETDPSGALLEYKATGIGAGRSAVMEIFEEKYREDMNCDEAILLGLEALYKAAEGKFEASTTEIGVIKLHEKLFCKLEEDDVASRVAEMKAKIGGEGAGEA; this is encoded by the coding sequence ATGCAGATGGCACCTCAGATGGGTTATGATAGGGCTATAACGGTGTTCAGCCCCGATGGGCGGCTGTTTCAGGTGGAGTACGCCCGCGAGGCCGTTAGGAGAGGCACCACCGCCGTGGGGATAAAGGCGGTCGACGGCGTGGCGGTCCTGGTGGACAAGAGGATCACGAGCAGGCTGATGGAGCCCGAGTCGATAGAGAAGATATTCCAGATCGACCAGCACATAGGGGCCGCTACCTCCGGCCTCGTCGCCGACGCCCGGGTCCTCATCGACCGGGCCCGAGTGGAGTCCCAGATCAACCGGCTCGTCTACGACGAGAGCATAGGGGTCGAGGTCCTGGCCAAGAAGATCTGCGACTTCAAGCAGACCTACACCCAGTACGGGGGCGTCCGCCCCTTCGGGACTTCGCTCCTCATCGTCGGCGCCGACGACGCCCGGGTGCGGCTCTTCGAGACCGACCCCTCCGGCGCCCTCCTCGAGTATAAGGCCACCGGCATCGGCGCTGGAAGGTCTGCCGTCATGGAGATCTTCGAGGAGAAGTACCGGGAGGATATGAACTGCGACGAGGCGATCCTCCTGGGGCTGGAGGCGCTCTACAAGGCCGCCGAGGGGAAGTTCGAGGCCTCCACCACCGAGATCGGGGTGATCAAGCTCCACGAGAAGCTCTTCTGTAAGCTCGAAGAGGATGACGTCGCCTCCCGGGTGGCGGAGATGAAGGCCAAGATCGGCGGCGAGGGTGCTGGCGAGGCGTGA